The sequence CGATGCGGGGCGCCAACACGACCAAGCCCTTCGGGTTCCCCGTCCCGCCACTGCTCGGCCCGCCCGCGCCGCTGCCCGGGAGCGAGCGCCAGGTAGGTGAGGGTGCGGACCGGACCGTCGGTGCACACCAACGCGTCGCACAACGCGAGCAGAGGCACCGCTCCGCGCGGTCAGGCACGCGTACAACTCCGAGCGGAACTCCGCCACCACCGTCAACGCGTCCCGTTGAACCTCCTGCCCGACCAGCCCCACGATCCCGAGCCGGTCGCCGCCGGTGGCGTCCCGCCGGGCGCCACGGCGCCCGGCCTTCGTACTGCGCTGTCGCTCAGCACAGGATCGACCCGCAGCCCCTCACACAGCTGGTGAACTGGGAAAACACCAAAACAGGTTCGGCCCTCGTTCGACGGCGGACCATCAACGGCAAGCTGAGCGCGGAGGTAACCAGGCGCAGGAGCGAAGGCGCAGGATGCGAAGGCGCGGAGGTCGCGGGGACGCAGGCGCGGGCGCGGGCGCGGGGGCGGGGGCGGGGGCGGGCGCGGGGGCGGGCACCGGGCCTACGGGGCCGGGTCCGCCCCGGTGTCCGGTGGGCGCGGCCCGGTGTCCGGTGGGCGCGGCCCGGTGTCCGGTGTCGCCCCGGACGGGGCGGTGACCGGCCCGAAGGAGGCGATGTGCGCCGCGGCCCACTGCCCGAAGGTGCGCGCCGGACGGCCCGTCAGCCTGCTGACGGTGTCCTGCACCCCGGCCTTGGCCCCCGCCTTCAGCCGCTGCGCGCTGTCCAGCAGCGCCTGGGCCACCGCCGGCGGGTAACGCCCGGCCCAAGCGGCGCGCGCCTGCTCAGGGCTCAGCTCCTCGAAACGCAGCGCCACACCGAGGAGACGGCCCAGCTCCCGCGTCTGCCCGACGGCACTGAGCGCCTGCGGCCCCGTCAGGGTGTAGGCCCGCCCGGCGTGCCCGTCCTCGGTCAGCACCCGCACCGCCACCCGCGCCACGTCCGCCGGATCCACACAGGCATGAGCCGCCTGCCCGTACAGGCCGCGCACCACACCCTCACCGCGCACCGACGCAGCCCACGACAAGGAGTTGGACATGAACGCCCGCGGACGCAGCAACGTCCACTCCATCCCCGAGGCACGCAGCAGCTCCTCACTCCCGCGCTGCCACCGGGTGATCAGATCACCGGCCCCCCCGTCCGTGACGGCCGCCGCGGACAGCTTCACCACCCGCCGCACCCCCGCCGCCCGCGCGGCCGCCACGAACGCCGCGTCACAGCCGCCGCCCACACGCGCGGTGACGAGGAACGCCGTTTCCACCCCCCGCACCGCCCCCGCCAGCGAGCGCGGATCCCCGTAGTCACCGGCGACCGCCTCCACCCCCGCGCCCGCCCACGCCACCCTCGCGGGATCCCTCGCCATGACCCGCACCCGCACCCCCACCCCGGCCGCCAGACGGCCCACCACTTCCCGCCCCACCGTCCCCGTCGCCCCCGTCACCAAAATCACGCCAGCCCCCTCTCCCGACATCACCACAGACCGCCTTCCCCATGCCCGCACCCCGCCCGCACCCGGCCCCCGACCGGCCCGCACCCGGCCCGCATCCGGCCCGCATCGGAAGTACTCGCGGGCCGCCTCCGGCCCACAGCAGGCCCCAACCGGCCCGCACCCGGGCCCGCACCCGGCCCGCATCGGGGCACTCGCGGGCTGCACCCGGCCCACAGCAGGCCCCAACCGGCCCGCACCCGGCCCGCATCGGGCCTGCCGCGGGTCTGCCGCGGGCCTGCCGCGGGCCGCGCCCCGGCCGTTCGCGGTGACCGCGGACGGCCACGCGCCCGGCGCCCCGCCCTCCCGGCCGGCCCCCCTCGGCCGCCTCCTGACCGGCTCACCACCGCCCCCGCCACCGCCACCCTCCCCGCCTTCCGCGCGCCACCGCGCTGGATCGAGATCGAGACAATTCATTGAACGCCGTACATCCGCAAGGGGTCCGTGAACCCCAACCACCTGTAAGATACAAACTGGGCGGTTTTTTTAATGGGTCTTCGG is a genomic window of Streptomyces rishiriensis containing:
- a CDS encoding NAD(P)H-binding protein, which gives rise to MILVTGATGTVGREVVGRLAAGVGVRVRVMARDPARVAWAGAGVEAVAGDYGDPRSLAGAVRGVETAFLVTARVGGGCDAAFVAAARAAGVRRVVKLSAAAVTDGGAGDLITRWQRGSEELLRASGMEWTLLRPRAFMSNSLSWAASVRGEGVVRGLYGQAAHACVDPADVARVAVRVLTEDGHAGRAYTLTGPQALSAVGQTRELGRLLGVALRFEELSPEQARAAWAGRYPPAVAQALLDSAQRLKAGAKAGVQDTVSRLTGRPARTFGQWAAAHIASFGPVTAPSGATPDTGPRPPDTGPRPPDTGADPAP